The window GGTTTCTCTAAACGTCATGAAAATTCTCGTAATCAACTGCGGAAGCTCCTCCCTCAAGTATCAGTTATTCGACATGGAAGACGAGTCAGTCTCAGCAAAAGGACTTGTAGACAGAATCGGCATAGACGGCTCAAATATCACTCACCGCAAGACAGGCGCGGATCCTTTCAAGATTGAGACTCCTATCAAAGACCACAAAGCAGCAATGAAGCTCGTGCTTGAGGCTTTACTTGACGAGAATCACGGCGTTCTGAAATCGCTTGACGAAATCGCCGGAGCAGGACACCGCATAGTCTCAGGAGGCGACCTCTACAAAGAGTCAGTGCTTGTTGACGATAAAGTCATGGACGGCCTCCGCCAGTGCATTCCGCTTGCGCCTCTCCACAATCCCGGCCACATCATGGGAATCGAGGCCATTCAGCACGCGCTGCCCAAGCTCCCGAATGTCGTTGTGTTCGATACGGCATTCCATCAGACGATGCCGGATTACGCATACATGTACGGCCTTCCCTGGGAGTTCTACGAGACTCACCGCGTAAGGCGTTACGGCGCACACGGGACAAGCCATCACTTTGTCGCGCTAAGGACAGCGGAAATTCTCGGCAAACCGTTAGAGTCGCTCAAGATGATTACATGCCATCTCGGTAACGGAAGCTCAATATCAGCCGTCAAGAATGGCAAGTGCATAGATACGTCAATGGGACTCACTCCTCTTGCGGGCGTTCTCATGGGAACACGCACCGGCGACATGGATCCGGCGTGCGTTCCGTTCGTGCAGAACATCACGAAATATACAGCCGATGAGATGAACAACTTTATGAACAAGAAGAGCGGACTCCTCGGCATTTCGGGAGTAAGCAGCGATTTGCGCGACGTTGAGGAAGCCGCCAAGAATGGAAATGACCGCGCAAGACTCGCCATCGACATGTTAGAGTACGGCATAGCGAAATACATCGGGGCTTACACCGTAGCGATGGGAGGGCTTGACGTAATCGTTTTCACGGCTGGAATCGGCGAAAACAGCGCGGCCACACGCGAGGGAGTCTGCAAGAAGCTCGAATTTATGGGCGTTAAGATTGACCCCGCAAAGAACAACATTCGCGGAAAAGAAGCCACAGTCAGCGCGGATGACTCAAAAGTTAGGGTAATGGTAGTTCCCACGAACGAGGAATTAATGATTGCCCGCGAGACAAAGAGAATAGCATTTGCGTAGCCTTTTCCACGAGTCACAGAAAGCACTGCTGACGCTCCCGCCTAAGAATGACACGGAGGCCGAAATTTTTGCGGAATGGGATTTTTCTGACGGCCTCCTGAATTTTGACGGGCAGGAATTTATTTTCCCGGATGGTTTTCACGTCTCGGCCTTGTCGCGCTGGATTGAGGAAGGACTCCTGCTGGTGAACATTTCGGTGTCGGCAAATATTGAGGGAGAATGCGCCCGGTGTCTGTCGCCCGCAAATCTTGAAATATCGGGGGAATTAGGGTATCTTTATTGTTCGCGCAGTGCTGAAGAGCTAGAAGGCTTTGACGACTTTATGCCCGTTGAAGTTCAGCATTTCGGCCGGGTTCTTGACGTTATGCCGCAGATAAGAGAGAGCATTTACACATTGCTTCCCACGAAAATATTATGCCGGGACGACTGCAAAGGATTATGCCCCGTCTGCGGGAAAAATCTCAATGAGGGAACATGCTCATGCGTGGATGATGACATTGATCCGCGACTTGAGGCACTGCGGAATTTCAACAGCGAACAATAATTATCACAGGGGGATTAATCATCATGGCAACACCGAAAAGAAAAGTATCTCATGCCCGCACATCACAGAGAAAAGCCAACTGGCTCGGAGCATTGAGCGCGCCTGCCACAATGGCCTGCCCGAAATGCGGAGAAGTAACGCTCAAACATCACGCCTGCCCGTCATGCGGATACTACAAAGGCCGCCAGGTCGTGAAAATGAAGACCGAAGAAGCGTAACAGGTAACAATGAGAAACTGACAGGGCCGGGGGTATGATTCTGCCTCCGGCTTTGAAATATGGTAAAAGATAATGAGCGAAGAAAAATTTTATTTCCAGTCTGAAGCCGCCGAGTTACTGCGGATGATGATCGACTCGGTTTACTCGAACAAAGATATATTTTTGCGCGAGCTTATATCAAACGCATCTGACGCGCTCGACAAACGGCGGATCGAATGCCTGAAGGACACAGAGTTAGCAGAGAATACCAATCCCGAAATCAAGATAGAAATTGACGCGGACGCTAAAACTTTATCGGTAAGCGACAACGGAATCGGAATGTCCCGCGATGAGATAATAAAATATCTCGGCACTATCGCCAAATCCGGCACGAAAGAATTTCTCAAAGCCGCAAAAGACTCCAACACTCAGCAGGAATTAATCGGCCAGTTCGGAGTCGGGTTCTATTCTGTCTTCATGGCCGCAGAGAAAGTAGAAGTAATCACCCGAAAATTAGGCGGCAGAGAGACATACAAATTCACGTCAGACGGGGACGGCTCATTCACGGTTGAGGACACAGAACAGCGCAGTGAGTGCGGGACAACGGTCAAACTTTTCATGAAACAGCCGGAGGAAGGCGCGAAAAATTATCTTGACGAATGGACAGTAAGAGACATCATCGGGAAATATTCGGACTTCATATCATGGCCGATTTACTTCAAAGACAAAATCATAAACTCCCAGAAGGCAATCTGGCAGCGTCCCGAAAATGAAGTGTCAGAGGAAGAATATACAGACTTCTACAAGCACCTTACGCACGATTTTCGCGAGCCGTTGACGCGCATAAAGATTAACGCGGAAGGATCGACAAACTTCAAGGGATTGCTGTTCATACCGTCTGAAGCTCCGTTTGACTTCTTCATGAACCCCGACTCCGGCGGAATAAGCCTGTACATCAACCGCGTCTTCATCATGAACGACTGCAAGGACTTAATCCCGCAGTACATGAAATTCGTCCGCGGCGTAATCGACTCAGAAGACCTCCCGCTGAACATATCCCGCGAAATTTTGCAGGATGACCCAATCACAAGAATCATCAGACGAAGCACACAGCGCAAAGTTTTCGCCGAGTTACGGAAAATGCTTGAGAATGACCGGGAGAAGTACGTCAAATTCTGGACGGCGTTCGGGCGAATCTTCAAGGAGGGAATCGCGCAGGACTCAGAGAACGCAAAGAACATATTATCCCTAATGATATTCAGGACGACTCACGATGACGGATGGACGACAATCGAGGAATACGAGTCGCGAATGAAGGAAGGCCAGAAGGGTATATACTGCCTCGCGGGGAATGACAACGTTTCAGCCCTCAGAGCGTCGCCGAAAATTGAGCCGTTCACGTCAAGAGGCTATGAAGTCCTGCTGATGACAGATCCAATTGATGAGTTTCTGCTGTCTCAGGCAAATTTCATTCTGCCGGAAGGGTCAAAAGACTGGCTGAATGTCGCAAGCGATGATGTTACGCCGTATACCGATGACGAGAAGAAAGCCAATGACGAGAAACTCAAAGGGCTTGGCGCGGAATTTGAGCCTCTGAAGAAACTTGCGCTTGAGATTTTCCCCGATAAGCTGTCGGACTTGAGGCCGTCTCTTACGCTGACAGGGACTCCCGCGTGTCTCCGTGATGGGCCGGGGGGAATGTCGTTACAGATGGAGCGGCTTATGCGTTCGGCGGGGCGTGTTGTTCCTCCGCAGAAAAGAGTCTTGGAGCTTTGCGCGGAACACCCTGCTGTCAGGAAACTTTCAGGGCTTGCGGAAAATGACCGGGACAAGGCCGCGGATATTCTGAGGGTGCTTTATGACCAGTCATTGATTCTTGAAGGTGAATTGCCTGATGACCCTGCCGGATTCGTGAAGCGCGTTGACGAGTTAATGACTCTCGCGCTGAGGGATGATTAAGCTATGCCGTTCCTACGCGCAGCACTGCTCAAGAAGAAATTACAGCCTGAAACCGAACGGGCAAAATTTATACCGCCTGTAATTGAGGAACAGACAGAGCCGGAAGAAGAGTTTACCCCTGTACAAATTGAGGACTTGCACAGGCTCATTGACTTGCGGACGCGGGAAGCGGAAGAAGTTGTACTTGTTGTGCCGGATTTTGTCCCGGAGCCGGAAATTATTACGGTTGACGCGGGGTCAGTGCTGGAGATTGAGCCGGAAGAGGAAGAATTTACGCCGCCGGAGTCCGACTCACTGCCAGAGCTTGAAGAGTTAGAGACCGAAATTCAGCGGATTGAATCGGAGCTTGCCCCCGAAACTGAAGCATTGCAGGAAGATTTACCGCCGGAAATTTTTGCGACTACTGAGACTGATACGCAGGAAGTTACACAGCCGGAAATCGTTTCGACTACTGAGACCGTTACGCAGGAAGCGCAGCCGGAAATCGTTTCGACCCCTGAGACCGTTACGCAGGAAGTACCGCCGGAAATCATCTCGACTCCTGAGACCGTTACGCAGGAAGTATCGCCGGAATTTTCGACTCCTGAGTCTGTTACGCAGGAAGTACCGCCGGAA of the Synergistaceae bacterium genome contains:
- a CDS encoding acetate kinase translates to MKILVINCGSSSLKYQLFDMEDESVSAKGLVDRIGIDGSNITHRKTGADPFKIETPIKDHKAAMKLVLEALLDENHGVLKSLDEIAGAGHRIVSGGDLYKESVLVDDKVMDGLRQCIPLAPLHNPGHIMGIEAIQHALPKLPNVVVFDTAFHQTMPDYAYMYGLPWEFYETHRVRRYGAHGTSHHFVALRTAEILGKPLESLKMITCHLGNGSSISAVKNGKCIDTSMGLTPLAGVLMGTRTGDMDPACVPFVQNITKYTADEMNNFMNKKSGLLGISGVSSDLRDVEEAAKNGNDRARLAIDMLEYGIAKYIGAYTVAMGGLDVIVFTAGIGENSAATREGVCKKLEFMGVKIDPAKNNIRGKEATVSADDSKVRVMVVPTNEELMIARETKRIAFA
- a CDS encoding DUF177 domain-containing protein, translating into MRSLFHESQKALLTLPPKNDTEAEIFAEWDFSDGLLNFDGQEFIFPDGFHVSALSRWIEEGLLLVNISVSANIEGECARCLSPANLEISGELGYLYCSRSAEELEGFDDFMPVEVQHFGRVLDVMPQIRESIYTLLPTKILCRDDCKGLCPVCGKNLNEGTCSCVDDDIDPRLEALRNFNSEQ
- the rpmF gene encoding 50S ribosomal protein L32, translating into MATPKRKVSHARTSQRKANWLGALSAPATMACPKCGEVTLKHHACPSCGYYKGRQVVKMKTEEA
- the htpG gene encoding molecular chaperone HtpG → MSEEKFYFQSEAAELLRMMIDSVYSNKDIFLRELISNASDALDKRRIECLKDTELAENTNPEIKIEIDADAKTLSVSDNGIGMSRDEIIKYLGTIAKSGTKEFLKAAKDSNTQQELIGQFGVGFYSVFMAAEKVEVITRKLGGRETYKFTSDGDGSFTVEDTEQRSECGTTVKLFMKQPEEGAKNYLDEWTVRDIIGKYSDFISWPIYFKDKIINSQKAIWQRPENEVSEEEYTDFYKHLTHDFREPLTRIKINAEGSTNFKGLLFIPSEAPFDFFMNPDSGGISLYINRVFIMNDCKDLIPQYMKFVRGVIDSEDLPLNISREILQDDPITRIIRRSTQRKVFAELRKMLENDREKYVKFWTAFGRIFKEGIAQDSENAKNILSLMIFRTTHDDGWTTIEEYESRMKEGQKGIYCLAGNDNVSALRASPKIEPFTSRGYEVLLMTDPIDEFLLSQANFILPEGSKDWLNVASDDVTPYTDDEKKANDEKLKGLGAEFEPLKKLALEIFPDKLSDLRPSLTLTGTPACLRDGPGGMSLQMERLMRSAGRVVPPQKRVLELCAEHPAVRKLSGLAENDRDKAADILRVLYDQSLILEGELPDDPAGFVKRVDELMTLALRDD